In Artemia franciscana chromosome 8, ASM3288406v1, whole genome shotgun sequence, a genomic segment contains:
- the LOC136030402 gene encoding sodium/potassium-transporting ATPase subunit alpha-B isoform X1, with amino-acid sequence MDSYRVATTSTLADDNRRADGRVKMAKGKQKKGKDLNELKKELDIDFHKIPIEECYQRLGSNPETGLTNAQARSNIERDGPNCLTPPKTTPEWIKFCKNLFGGFALLLWTGAILCFLAYGIEASSGNEDMLKDNLYLGIVLATVVIVTGIFSYYQENKSSRIMDSFKNLVPQYALALREGQRVTLKAEELTMGDIVEVKFGDRVPADLRVLEARSFKVDNSSLTGESEPQARSPEFTNDNPLETKNLAFFSTNAVEGTMRGIVIGIGDNTVMGRIAGLASGLDTGETPIAKEIAHFIHIITGVAVFLGVTFFIIAFVLGYHWLDAVVFLIGIIVANVPEGLLATVTVCLTLTAKRMASKNCLVKNLEAVETLGSTSTICSDKTGTLTQNRMTVAHMWFDGTITEADTTEDQSGAQFDKSSAGWKALVKIAALCSRAEFKPNQSTTPILKREVTGDASEAAILKCVELTTGETEAIRKRNKKICEIPFNSANKFQVSIHENEDKSDGRYLLVMKGAPERILERCSTIFMNGKEIDMTEELKEAFNNAYMELGGLGERVLGFCDYLLPLDKYPHGFAFNADDANFPLTGLRFAGLMSMIDPPRAAVPDAVAKCRSAGIKVIMVTGDHPITAKAIAKSVGIISEGNETVEDIAARLNIPVSEVNPRDAKAAVVHGGELRDITPDALDEILRHHPEIVFARTSPQQKLIIVEGCQRQGAIVAVTGDGVNDSPALKKADIGVAMGIAGSDVSKQAADMILLDDNFASIVTGVEEGRLIFDNLKKSIVYTLTSNIPEISPFLLFILFDIPLPLGTVTILCIDLGTDMVPAISLAYEEAESDIMKRRPRNPVTDKLVNERLISLAYGQIGMIQASAGFFVYFVIMAECGFLPWDLFGLRKHWDSRAVNDLTDSYGQEWTYDARKQLEYSCHTAYFVSIVIVQWADLIISKTRRNSVFQQGMRNNILNFALVFETCLAAFLSYTPGMDKGLRMYPLKINWWFPALPFSFLIFVYDEARKFILRRNPGGWVEQETYY; translated from the exons GGTTTAACTAATGCTCAAGCTCGTAGTAATATTGAACGTGATGGTCCCAACTGTTTAACCCCACCTAAAACAACCCCTGAATGGATCAAGTTTTGCAAGAACCTTTTTGGTGGTTTTGCATTACTCCTTTGGACAGGCGCTATTTTATGCTTTCTTGCCTATGGAATTGAAGCTTCATCAGGAAATGAAGATATGCTAAAGGATAAC CTTTACCTTGGAATAGTGTTGGCAACTGTTGTCATTGTGACTGGCATCTTTTCGTATTATCAAGAAAACAAATCCTCCCGTATTATGGACAGCTTCAAGAACTTGGTCCCCCAG TATGCCCTGGCCTTACGTGAAGGACAAAGAGTAACACTCAAAGCTGAAGAACTGACAATGGGTGACATCGTCGAAGTCAAATTCGGTGACCGAGTCCCAGCTGATCTTCGCGTTCTTGAAGCCAGAAGCTTCAAAGTGGATAACTCCTCCCTCACTGGTGAATCGGAACCACAAGCTCGTTCTCCAGAATTCACTAATGACAACCCATtggaaactaaaaatttggcTTTCTTCTCAACTAACGCTGTTGAAg gtACAATGAGAGGTATTGTGATTGGTATTGGTGACAACACTGTTATGGGTCGTATTGCTGGTCTCGCTTCTGGACTGGACACTGGAGAGACGCCTATTGCCAAAGAAATCGCCCACTTTATTCACATTATTACGGGGGTCGCTGTGTTTCTTGGTGTTACTTTCTTCATTATTGCTTTTGTCCTTGGATATCACTGGCTGGATGCTGTAGTCTTTCTAATTGGTATTATCGTCGCTAATGTTCCTGAAGGTCTTCTAGCCACTGTCACT GTATGTTTGACCCTGACAGCCAAACGTATGGCTTCCAAAAACTGTCTCGTCAAAAATCTCGAAGCCGTCGAAACCCTTGGCTCCACCTCAACAATTTGCTCAGATAAGACTGGCACCCTGACTCAAAACCGTATGACAGTCGCTCACATGTGGTTCGATGGAACGATCACCGAAGCTGATACTACAGAAGATCAGTCAGGGGCTCAGTTTGATAAATCATCTGCTGGATGGAAAGCTCTTGTTAAAATTGCCGCCCTTTGTAGTCGTGCTGAATTCAAGCCTAATCAAAGCACCACCCCAATTTTGAAAAG GGAAGTAACTGGTGATGCCTCTGAAGCTGCTATTTTGAAATGCGTGGAACTAACCACTGGCGAAACTGAAGCTATTCGAAAGAGGAACAAGAAGATCTGTGAAATCCCATTCAACTCTGCCAACAAATTTCAG GtatcaattcatgaaaatgaagataaaagtGACGGTCGATATTTGTTAGTGATGAAGGGAGCCCCAGAGAGGATATTAGAGCGCTGTTCAACAATTTTCATGAATGGAAAAGAGATTGACATGACAGAGGAATTGAAAGAGGCCTTCAACAACGCTTACATGGAGCTAGGAGGTCTTGGTGAACGAGTACTTG GTTTCTGCGATTACCTTCTCCCTCTGGATAAATACCCACATGGATTCGCCTTCAACGCCGACGATGCTAACTTCCCCCTCACTGGATTGAGATTTGCTGGGCTTATGTCCATGATTGACCCCCCTCGTGCCGCTGTGCCAGACGCTGTTGCCAAATGCCGTTCAGCTGGAATTAAAGTTATTATGGTCACTGGAGACCATCCAATTACCGCCAAAGCTATTGCCAAATCTGTTGGTATTATTTCAGAAG GTAACGAGACTGTAGAAGACATTGCTGCACGACTGAACATTCCAGTTTCTGAAGTCAATCCTCGCGATGCCAAGGCCGCTGTTGTTCATGGTGGTGAACTCCGTGACATTACTCCTGATGCACTGGACGAAATCCTTCGCCACCACCCTGAAATTGTCTTCGCTCGTACATCTCCTCAGCAGAAACTAATCATTGTTGAAGGGTGTCAAAGACAGGGTGCTATCGTGGCTGTAACTGGTGATGGTGTGAATGACTCACCTGCTTTGAAAAAGGCTGATATTG GTGTTGCTATGGGTATTGCTGGATCTGATGTATCCAAGCAGGCAGCTGACATGATTCTCTTGGATGACAACTTCGCATCCATCGTCACTGGTGTTGAAGAAGGTCGTCTCATTTTCGATAATTTGAAAAAGTCCATTGTCTACACTCTCACTTCAAACATCCCTGAAATTTCTCCCttccttttgtttattttgttcgaCATCCCACTGCCCCTTGGCACAGTCACCATTTTGTGCATTGATCTTGGAACTGACATGGTACCAGCTATCTCTCTAGCTTACGAAGAAGCAGAATCGGACATTATGAAAAGGAGACCGAGAAACCCCGTAACAGACAAACTTGTCAATGAAAg atTGATCTCTTTGGCATATGGGCAAATTGGTATGATACAGGCCTCTGCCggattttttgtatatttcgtCATTATGGCAGAATGTGGCTTTTTACCATGGGATTTATTTGGCCTTAGGAAACATTGGGACTCGAGAGCCGTCAACGACCTTACAGACTCCTATGGGCAGGAATgg ACTTATGATGCCCGTAAACAACTTGAATACTCTTGCCACACAGCCTATTTCGTATCAATTGTTATTGTCCAATGGGCTGATTTGATTATTTCCAAAACCAGAAGAAACTCAGTATTCCAACAAGGAATGAGGAACAACATTCTCAACTTTGCTCTGGTTTTCGAAACCTGCTTGGCCGCGTTCTTATCATACACTCCTGGTATGGACAAAGGTCTTAGGATGTACCCATTAAA gATCAACTGGTGGTTCCCAGCTTTGccattttcctttttgataTTTGTCTATGATGAAGCCCGAAAATTCATCTTGCGTCGCAACCCTGGTGGCTGGGTAGAGCAAGAAACATACTACTAG
- the LOC136030402 gene encoding sodium/potassium-transporting ATPase subunit alpha-B isoform X2, whose protein sequence is MAKGKQKKGKDLNELKKELDIDFHKIPIEECYQRLGSNPETGLTNAQARSNIERDGPNCLTPPKTTPEWIKFCKNLFGGFALLLWTGAILCFLAYGIEASSGNEDMLKDNLYLGIVLATVVIVTGIFSYYQENKSSRIMDSFKNLVPQYALALREGQRVTLKAEELTMGDIVEVKFGDRVPADLRVLEARSFKVDNSSLTGESEPQARSPEFTNDNPLETKNLAFFSTNAVEGTMRGIVIGIGDNTVMGRIAGLASGLDTGETPIAKEIAHFIHIITGVAVFLGVTFFIIAFVLGYHWLDAVVFLIGIIVANVPEGLLATVTVCLTLTAKRMASKNCLVKNLEAVETLGSTSTICSDKTGTLTQNRMTVAHMWFDGTITEADTTEDQSGAQFDKSSAGWKALVKIAALCSRAEFKPNQSTTPILKREVTGDASEAAILKCVELTTGETEAIRKRNKKICEIPFNSANKFQVSIHENEDKSDGRYLLVMKGAPERILERCSTIFMNGKEIDMTEELKEAFNNAYMELGGLGERVLGFCDYLLPLDKYPHGFAFNADDANFPLTGLRFAGLMSMIDPPRAAVPDAVAKCRSAGIKVIMVTGDHPITAKAIAKSVGIISEGNETVEDIAARLNIPVSEVNPRDAKAAVVHGGELRDITPDALDEILRHHPEIVFARTSPQQKLIIVEGCQRQGAIVAVTGDGVNDSPALKKADIGVAMGIAGSDVSKQAADMILLDDNFASIVTGVEEGRLIFDNLKKSIVYTLTSNIPEISPFLLFILFDIPLPLGTVTILCIDLGTDMVPAISLAYEEAESDIMKRRPRNPVTDKLVNERLISLAYGQIGMIQASAGFFVYFVIMAECGFLPWDLFGLRKHWDSRAVNDLTDSYGQEWTYDARKQLEYSCHTAYFVSIVIVQWADLIISKTRRNSVFQQGMRNNILNFALVFETCLAAFLSYTPGMDKGLRMYPLKINWWFPALPFSFLIFVYDEARKFILRRNPGGWVEQETYY, encoded by the exons GGTTTAACTAATGCTCAAGCTCGTAGTAATATTGAACGTGATGGTCCCAACTGTTTAACCCCACCTAAAACAACCCCTGAATGGATCAAGTTTTGCAAGAACCTTTTTGGTGGTTTTGCATTACTCCTTTGGACAGGCGCTATTTTATGCTTTCTTGCCTATGGAATTGAAGCTTCATCAGGAAATGAAGATATGCTAAAGGATAAC CTTTACCTTGGAATAGTGTTGGCAACTGTTGTCATTGTGACTGGCATCTTTTCGTATTATCAAGAAAACAAATCCTCCCGTATTATGGACAGCTTCAAGAACTTGGTCCCCCAG TATGCCCTGGCCTTACGTGAAGGACAAAGAGTAACACTCAAAGCTGAAGAACTGACAATGGGTGACATCGTCGAAGTCAAATTCGGTGACCGAGTCCCAGCTGATCTTCGCGTTCTTGAAGCCAGAAGCTTCAAAGTGGATAACTCCTCCCTCACTGGTGAATCGGAACCACAAGCTCGTTCTCCAGAATTCACTAATGACAACCCATtggaaactaaaaatttggcTTTCTTCTCAACTAACGCTGTTGAAg gtACAATGAGAGGTATTGTGATTGGTATTGGTGACAACACTGTTATGGGTCGTATTGCTGGTCTCGCTTCTGGACTGGACACTGGAGAGACGCCTATTGCCAAAGAAATCGCCCACTTTATTCACATTATTACGGGGGTCGCTGTGTTTCTTGGTGTTACTTTCTTCATTATTGCTTTTGTCCTTGGATATCACTGGCTGGATGCTGTAGTCTTTCTAATTGGTATTATCGTCGCTAATGTTCCTGAAGGTCTTCTAGCCACTGTCACT GTATGTTTGACCCTGACAGCCAAACGTATGGCTTCCAAAAACTGTCTCGTCAAAAATCTCGAAGCCGTCGAAACCCTTGGCTCCACCTCAACAATTTGCTCAGATAAGACTGGCACCCTGACTCAAAACCGTATGACAGTCGCTCACATGTGGTTCGATGGAACGATCACCGAAGCTGATACTACAGAAGATCAGTCAGGGGCTCAGTTTGATAAATCATCTGCTGGATGGAAAGCTCTTGTTAAAATTGCCGCCCTTTGTAGTCGTGCTGAATTCAAGCCTAATCAAAGCACCACCCCAATTTTGAAAAG GGAAGTAACTGGTGATGCCTCTGAAGCTGCTATTTTGAAATGCGTGGAACTAACCACTGGCGAAACTGAAGCTATTCGAAAGAGGAACAAGAAGATCTGTGAAATCCCATTCAACTCTGCCAACAAATTTCAG GtatcaattcatgaaaatgaagataaaagtGACGGTCGATATTTGTTAGTGATGAAGGGAGCCCCAGAGAGGATATTAGAGCGCTGTTCAACAATTTTCATGAATGGAAAAGAGATTGACATGACAGAGGAATTGAAAGAGGCCTTCAACAACGCTTACATGGAGCTAGGAGGTCTTGGTGAACGAGTACTTG GTTTCTGCGATTACCTTCTCCCTCTGGATAAATACCCACATGGATTCGCCTTCAACGCCGACGATGCTAACTTCCCCCTCACTGGATTGAGATTTGCTGGGCTTATGTCCATGATTGACCCCCCTCGTGCCGCTGTGCCAGACGCTGTTGCCAAATGCCGTTCAGCTGGAATTAAAGTTATTATGGTCACTGGAGACCATCCAATTACCGCCAAAGCTATTGCCAAATCTGTTGGTATTATTTCAGAAG GTAACGAGACTGTAGAAGACATTGCTGCACGACTGAACATTCCAGTTTCTGAAGTCAATCCTCGCGATGCCAAGGCCGCTGTTGTTCATGGTGGTGAACTCCGTGACATTACTCCTGATGCACTGGACGAAATCCTTCGCCACCACCCTGAAATTGTCTTCGCTCGTACATCTCCTCAGCAGAAACTAATCATTGTTGAAGGGTGTCAAAGACAGGGTGCTATCGTGGCTGTAACTGGTGATGGTGTGAATGACTCACCTGCTTTGAAAAAGGCTGATATTG GTGTTGCTATGGGTATTGCTGGATCTGATGTATCCAAGCAGGCAGCTGACATGATTCTCTTGGATGACAACTTCGCATCCATCGTCACTGGTGTTGAAGAAGGTCGTCTCATTTTCGATAATTTGAAAAAGTCCATTGTCTACACTCTCACTTCAAACATCCCTGAAATTTCTCCCttccttttgtttattttgttcgaCATCCCACTGCCCCTTGGCACAGTCACCATTTTGTGCATTGATCTTGGAACTGACATGGTACCAGCTATCTCTCTAGCTTACGAAGAAGCAGAATCGGACATTATGAAAAGGAGACCGAGAAACCCCGTAACAGACAAACTTGTCAATGAAAg atTGATCTCTTTGGCATATGGGCAAATTGGTATGATACAGGCCTCTGCCggattttttgtatatttcgtCATTATGGCAGAATGTGGCTTTTTACCATGGGATTTATTTGGCCTTAGGAAACATTGGGACTCGAGAGCCGTCAACGACCTTACAGACTCCTATGGGCAGGAATgg ACTTATGATGCCCGTAAACAACTTGAATACTCTTGCCACACAGCCTATTTCGTATCAATTGTTATTGTCCAATGGGCTGATTTGATTATTTCCAAAACCAGAAGAAACTCAGTATTCCAACAAGGAATGAGGAACAACATTCTCAACTTTGCTCTGGTTTTCGAAACCTGCTTGGCCGCGTTCTTATCATACACTCCTGGTATGGACAAAGGTCTTAGGATGTACCCATTAAA gATCAACTGGTGGTTCCCAGCTTTGccattttcctttttgataTTTGTCTATGATGAAGCCCGAAAATTCATCTTGCGTCGCAACCCTGGTGGCTGGGTAGAGCAAGAAACATACTACTAG